The Pseudofrankia inefficax genome window below encodes:
- a CDS encoding nitrite reductase, with the protein MAAARDRVTDRCPGALVLHEAADGGLARIRLPGGLIAGGTLVALAELAESFGPRGAVELTSRGNLQLRGVPAGRHSELADRVAELGLLPSATHERVRNIVAAPFAGLVGTAGGAGDSALDGLVRALDLGLCADPDLAGLSGRFLFGLDDASGAVAALEADAWAVPLDAGRWWVGPAGVAVDGPDVVGELLAAARGFLRAAVDAAVSAAPAGHPIWRVRDLPDGGAGLAAELRAGRPEVARPEPPPGRRPVGVWRRPDGGHAAAALVPLGRLSRAGAEMLAAAGQGMDPAAVSLRVTPWRSVVVPRLADPASFVPAARRAGLDAEPQSLWALVTACAGRPGCASALADVRADAADAVAAGRLTPAFAARPLPPGARAHWSGCARRCGRPAGSYVDIVAGPDGYLVHAAGAEPKESSRW; encoded by the coding sequence ATGGCCGCGGCCCGAGACCGCGTGACCGACCGCTGCCCCGGCGCTCTGGTCCTGCACGAGGCGGCCGACGGTGGCCTGGCCCGGATCCGGCTGCCCGGCGGCCTCATCGCCGGTGGCACCCTGGTCGCGCTCGCTGAGCTGGCCGAGTCGTTCGGTCCGCGGGGCGCCGTCGAGCTGACCTCGCGGGGGAACCTGCAGCTGCGCGGGGTGCCGGCCGGCCGGCACTCGGAGCTGGCCGACCGGGTCGCCGAGCTCGGGCTACTGCCGTCGGCGACCCACGAACGGGTCCGCAACATCGTCGCGGCCCCGTTCGCCGGTCTCGTCGGGACGGCTGGCGGCGCCGGGGATTCGGCGCTTGACGGCCTGGTGCGGGCCCTCGACCTGGGCCTGTGCGCCGACCCGGACCTCGCCGGGCTGTCCGGCCGGTTCCTGTTCGGCCTCGACGACGCCTCCGGGGCGGTCGCCGCCCTGGAGGCGGACGCCTGGGCGGTGCCGCTGGATGCGGGCCGATGGTGGGTCGGCCCCGCCGGGGTCGCGGTCGACGGTCCGGACGTCGTCGGCGAGCTGCTCGCCGCCGCCCGGGGCTTCCTGCGGGCCGCGGTCGACGCGGCCGTCAGCGCCGCGCCGGCCGGCCACCCGATCTGGCGGGTCCGGGACCTGCCGGATGGTGGCGCGGGGCTAGCGGCGGAGCTGCGAGCCGGCCGTCCCGAGGTTGCCCGGCCCGAACCGCCCCCGGGCCGGCGACCGGTGGGGGTGTGGCGTCGCCCGGACGGCGGCCACGCCGCAGCCGCGCTGGTGCCGCTGGGCCGGCTCAGCCGGGCCGGCGCCGAGATGCTCGCGGCCGCGGGCCAGGGGATGGATCCCGCGGCGGTGTCGCTGCGGGTCACGCCGTGGCGGTCGGTCGTCGTGCCGCGCCTCGCCGACCCGGCGTCCTTCGTCCCCGCCGCGCGCCGGGCCGGCCTGGACGCCGAGCCCCAGTCGCTGTGGGCACTGGTCACCGCGTGCGCCGGGCGGCCCGGCTGCGCGAGCGCGCTCGCGGACGTGCGGGCCGACGCGGCCGACGCGGTCGCGGCCGGCCGGCTCACTCCCGCCTTCGCCGCGCGGCCGCTGCCGCCGGGGGCGCGGGCGCACTGGAGCGGGTGCGCCCGCCGGTGTGGCCGTCCAGCCGGGTCATATGTGGATATCGTCGCCGGGCCCGACGGCTACCTGGTCCACGCCGCCGGCGCCGAACCGAAGGAGTCCTCACGATGGTGA
- a CDS encoding precorrin-8X methylmutase: MVTGSSQRRYDYERDGAAIYRQSFATIRAEAELADLAPDLEHVVVRMIHACGMVDLPADVEASPGVVGIARTALRAGAPVLCDAQMVASGITRRRLPAANDIVCALGDPGVPELAARLGTTRSAAALELWADRLAGAVVAIGNAPTALFHLLELIGAGGPRPAAVLGLPVGFVGAAESKQALADNPFGLPFLVVHGRRGGSAMTVAAVNAIASEAL; the protein is encoded by the coding sequence ATGGTGACCGGCAGCAGCCAGCGCCGCTACGACTACGAGCGCGACGGCGCGGCGATCTACCGGCAGTCGTTCGCGACGATCCGCGCCGAGGCGGAGCTGGCCGACCTCGCGCCCGACCTGGAGCACGTCGTCGTGCGCATGATCCACGCTTGCGGGATGGTGGACCTGCCCGCGGACGTCGAGGCGAGCCCCGGCGTCGTCGGCATCGCCCGGACGGCGCTGCGGGCCGGAGCGCCGGTGCTGTGCGACGCGCAGATGGTGGCCAGCGGGATCACCCGGCGCCGGCTGCCCGCCGCCAACGACATCGTCTGCGCGCTCGGCGACCCGGGCGTCCCGGAGCTGGCCGCCCGGCTCGGCACCACCAGGTCGGCCGCCGCCCTTGAGCTGTGGGCCGACCGGCTCGCCGGCGCCGTCGTCGCGATCGGGAACGCCCCGACGGCACTGTTCCACCTGCTGGAGCTGATCGGCGCGGGTGGGCCGCGCCCGGCCGCCGTCCTGGGGCTGCCGGTCGGCTTCGTGGGCGCGGCCGAGTCCAAGCAGGCCCTCGCCGACAACCCGTTCGGCCTGCCCTTTCTCGTCGTGCACGGCCGGCGGGGCGGCAGCGCGATGACGGTGGCCGCCGTCAACGCGATCGCCTCCGAGGCGCTGTGA
- the cobJ gene encoding precorrin-3B C(17)-methyltransferase: MTTQPPAAGTLYGVGVGPGDPELVTVKAVRLIGAAPVVAYHAARPGRSLARASAAPYLRPGVVEEELVYPVTRGVTPHPGGYQGAIEEFYERSADRLADHLAAGRDVVLLAEGDPTLYSSFTHMQRRLVPRFRCVIVPGVTSVSATAAAAGVALVTGDETLAVLPATTRADRLRTLAGTADGLVLMKVRGDLGGVRQALADVGRLDDALLVSRASREGERVTALRDLGGSDQDVPYMSSVLVPGASAARPATPGQAVAGSVTVVGLGPAGAEWLTPEAACALAAADDVVGYETYLRRVPPRPGQRRHGTDNRVEAERAAFALDLARRGSRVAVVSSGDPGVFAMASAVLETQADGGYQDVPVRVLPGVTAANAVAARVGAPLGHDYCVVSLSDQLKPWPLVLRRLRAAAVADLVLALYNPGSKTRRAHMDEVRACLLEARGPDTPVVVGRAVGADGERIEVIRLADLTADHVDMRTLLIIGSSRTRWDAATGAVFTPRHHDGLPGPVTADAAAGTHP; this comes from the coding sequence GTGACCACGCAGCCACCCGCCGCCGGCACGCTCTACGGCGTCGGGGTGGGCCCGGGTGACCCCGAGCTCGTGACGGTGAAGGCCGTTCGGCTGATCGGCGCGGCCCCGGTCGTGGCGTACCACGCGGCGCGGCCCGGGCGGTCGCTGGCCCGGGCGAGCGCGGCGCCGTACCTGCGGCCCGGCGTCGTCGAGGAGGAGCTCGTCTACCCGGTGACCCGCGGTGTCACGCCGCACCCGGGTGGCTACCAGGGTGCGATCGAGGAGTTCTACGAGCGGTCCGCCGACCGCCTGGCCGACCATCTGGCCGCCGGGCGGGACGTCGTGCTGCTCGCCGAGGGCGACCCGACGCTGTACAGCTCCTTCACCCACATGCAGCGCCGGCTGGTCCCGCGGTTCCGGTGCGTGATCGTCCCCGGCGTGACGTCGGTGTCCGCGACCGCCGCCGCGGCGGGCGTCGCGCTGGTCACCGGGGACGAGACGCTCGCCGTGCTCCCGGCGACCACCCGGGCGGACCGGCTGCGCACGCTGGCCGGCACCGCGGACGGGCTCGTGCTGATGAAGGTGCGCGGGGACCTCGGTGGCGTCCGCCAGGCCCTCGCGGACGTGGGCCGGCTGGACGACGCGCTGCTCGTCAGCCGGGCCAGCCGGGAGGGCGAGCGCGTCACGGCGCTGCGCGACCTGGGAGGCTCGGACCAGGACGTCCCGTACATGTCGAGCGTCCTCGTCCCGGGCGCCTCCGCGGCTCGGCCGGCGACGCCAGGTCAGGCCGTGGCCGGCTCGGTCACCGTCGTCGGGCTGGGGCCAGCCGGCGCCGAGTGGCTCACCCCCGAGGCGGCCTGTGCCCTCGCGGCGGCCGACGACGTCGTCGGCTACGAGACCTACCTGCGGCGCGTCCCGCCCCGGCCCGGCCAGCGCCGGCACGGCACGGACAACCGGGTGGAGGCGGAGCGGGCCGCGTTCGCGCTCGACCTGGCCCGGCGGGGGTCCCGGGTCGCCGTCGTGTCGTCCGGGGACCCGGGCGTGTTCGCGATGGCGTCGGCGGTGCTGGAGACCCAGGCCGACGGCGGCTACCAGGACGTGCCGGTGCGCGTGCTGCCCGGGGTCACGGCGGCGAACGCGGTGGCGGCCCGGGTCGGCGCGCCGCTCGGCCACGACTACTGCGTCGTGTCGCTGTCGGACCAGCTCAAGCCGTGGCCACTGGTGCTGCGCCGGCTGCGCGCCGCCGCCGTGGCCGACCTGGTGCTCGCCCTCTACAACCCGGGCTCGAAGACCCGCCGGGCGCACATGGACGAGGTCCGCGCCTGCCTGCTGGAGGCGCGGGGCCCGGACACTCCCGTCGTCGTGGGCCGCGCGGTGGGCGCCGACGGCGAGCGGATCGAGGTCATCCGGCTGGCCGACCTGACCGCCGACCACGTCGACATGCGCACGCTGCTGATCATCGGCTCGTCCCGGACCCGCTGGGACGCCGCGACGGGCGCGGTGTTCACCCCGCGCCACCACGACGGGCTGCCCGGCCCGGTCACCGCCGACGCCGCAGCAGGTACACATCCATGA
- the cobF gene encoding precorrin-6A synthase (deacetylating) → MADPAAPPRRSVLLIGMGVGDPASLTHEASAALAGVDVLFTIDKGPAKADLNALRAEICARHARPGLRVVEVSEPDRDRAPDDYQAEVRRWHTARAEVWSRALLTELGESDRGAFLVWGDPALYDSSLRILDDIRARGLVDVAVTVIPGISSVQVLAARHRVPLNTVGGAVHVTTGRRLAAEAGGQDSVVVMLDGATAWLDLDASRWDIYWGAYLGGADEITIAGPLAEVGAEIATAKQTARARKGWIMDVYLLRRRR, encoded by the coding sequence ATGGCAGACCCGGCCGCGCCGCCTCGCCGGTCCGTGCTGCTGATCGGCATGGGGGTCGGCGATCCCGCCTCGCTCACCCATGAGGCCAGCGCCGCGTTGGCCGGCGTCGACGTGCTGTTCACGATCGACAAGGGGCCCGCGAAAGCCGACCTGAACGCGCTGCGGGCCGAGATCTGCGCCCGGCACGCGCGGCCGGGGCTGCGGGTCGTCGAGGTCAGCGAGCCGGACCGGGACCGGGCGCCCGACGACTACCAGGCCGAGGTGCGCCGCTGGCACACCGCCCGCGCCGAGGTCTGGTCCCGGGCCCTGCTGACGGAGCTGGGCGAGTCAGACCGGGGCGCGTTCCTGGTCTGGGGTGACCCGGCGCTGTACGACAGCTCGCTGCGCATCCTCGACGACATCCGGGCACGCGGCCTGGTCGACGTCGCGGTGACCGTCATCCCCGGGATCTCCAGCGTGCAGGTGCTGGCCGCCCGGCACCGGGTCCCGCTCAACACGGTCGGCGGGGCGGTGCACGTCACCACCGGGCGGCGCCTGGCCGCCGAGGCGGGCGGCCAGGACTCGGTGGTCGTCATGCTCGACGGCGCCACGGCCTGGCTGGACCTCGACGCGAGCCGGTGGGACATCTACTGGGGTGCCTACCTGGGCGGCGCCGACGAGATCACGATCGCCGGCCCGCTCGCCGAGGTCGGCGCCGAGATCGCGACGGCCAAGCAGACGGCCCGCGCCCGCAAGGGCTGGATCATGGATGTGTACCTGCTGCGGCGTCGGCGGTGA
- a CDS encoding GNAT family N-acetyltransferase, whose translation MSLRHESAHDRESVRGVVTRAFGGEHGEVVADLVDDLRATISPGTGLSLVAEDDGEIVGHAMFTRSLLDAPRRLVEVQVLSPLAVLPEYQKRGLGSALVRHGLEILAESSSPLVFLEGDPSYYHRFGFVPGGGLNFRKPSLRIPDAGFQVVTLPAYQPWMTGTLVYSELFWRHDAVGLRQNEAEKVAPPVPGSA comes from the coding sequence GTGAGTCTTCGCCATGAATCGGCCCATGACCGGGAATCCGTGCGAGGCGTTGTCACGCGGGCGTTCGGCGGTGAGCACGGGGAGGTCGTCGCGGATCTCGTGGATGACCTTCGCGCCACCATCTCGCCCGGCACTGGCCTTTCGCTCGTTGCCGAGGATGACGGCGAGATCGTCGGCCACGCGATGTTCACCCGCAGCCTCCTCGACGCGCCGCGGCGGCTGGTCGAGGTCCAGGTCCTCAGCCCGTTGGCGGTCCTGCCCGAGTACCAGAAGCGCGGGCTCGGCTCGGCCCTTGTTCGCCATGGCCTGGAAATCCTCGCCGAGTCCTCGTCGCCACTCGTCTTCCTCGAAGGCGACCCGAGCTACTACCACCGCTTCGGCTTTGTGCCCGGCGGGGGCCTGAACTTCAGAAAGCCGTCGTTGCGCATTCCCGACGCGGGCTTCCAGGTTGTCACGCTCCCGGCCTACCAGCCGTGGATGACGGGAACCCTCGTCTACTCGGAACTGTTCTGGCGGCACGACGCGGTCGGCCTTCGCCAGAACGAGGCCGAGAAAGTCGCCCCGCCCGTTCCGGGGTCCGCGTGA
- a CDS encoding extracellular catalytic domain type 1 short-chain-length polyhydroxyalkanoate depolymerase yields the protein MTRRLVVDGRTRTFTLHRPAAAPAGRLLPVVLAFHGGFGNGSGMAGLTHLDAVADQNGFLAVYPDGYQRSWNDGRGSTPADRAGVDDVAFVAALIDELVRDERADPRRVYATGISNGGIFTERLGCELADRLAAIAPVAGPMPADLVAGCRPARPIGVLEIHGTADPIVPYSGGHVNGRGGGGQVASVAATGELWRRLDGCAAQPDVRPVADRVSDGTHLSVATAVGCPDGVGVVVDSFTGAGHTWPSGRQYLPKALIGRTSRQLDASRAIWAFFADYHR from the coding sequence GTGACCCGTCGCCTGGTCGTGGACGGCAGAACCCGGACGTTCACGCTGCACCGTCCGGCCGCGGCACCCGCCGGGCGGCTGCTGCCGGTCGTCCTCGCCTTTCACGGCGGCTTCGGCAACGGGTCCGGGATGGCGGGGCTGACCCACCTCGACGCCGTCGCGGACCAGAACGGATTTCTCGCCGTCTACCCCGATGGCTATCAGCGCAGCTGGAACGACGGGCGGGGGAGCACCCCCGCCGACCGGGCCGGCGTCGACGACGTCGCCTTCGTCGCCGCGCTCATCGACGAGCTCGTCCGCGACGAGCGTGCCGACCCGCGGCGGGTGTACGCGACGGGCATCTCCAACGGCGGCATCTTCACCGAACGACTCGGCTGCGAGCTGGCGGACCGGCTCGCGGCGATCGCGCCCGTCGCCGGGCCGATGCCGGCCGATCTCGTCGCCGGCTGCCGTCCGGCTCGCCCGATCGGCGTCCTGGAGATCCACGGCACCGCCGACCCGATCGTCCCCTACTCGGGTGGGCACGTGAACGGACGCGGCGGTGGCGGGCAGGTGGCCTCCGTCGCCGCGACCGGCGAGCTGTGGCGACGGCTCGACGGCTGTGCCGCCCAACCTGACGTTCGCCCGGTGGCCGACCGCGTGTCAGACGGGACTCACCTTTCGGTGGCCACGGCCGTCGGGTGCCCGGACGGCGTCGGCGTCGTCGTGGACAGCTTCACCGGCGCCGGCCACACGTGGCCGAGCGGCCGCCAGTATCTGCCGAAAGCGCTCATCGGCAGGACCAGCCGTCAGCTCGACGCCAGCCGGGCCATCTGGGCCTTCTTTGCCGACTACCACCGTTAG
- a CDS encoding cryptochrome/photolyase family protein encodes MVTTLAVFTRDLRVHDNPMLTAAALAGEHTVPLFVLDAAMARSGFATGARERFLAESLADLDRSLRELGGRLVVRAGDPVEQVCRVADEVDAGTVHLAADCSGYAQRREAALRSALAERGRTLHCHDEAHVVVAPGRVTPAGRDHYAVFGAYHRRWEAAGWRRVIAPPARLRLPAVDPGALPPIGGPAGGESAGGGFHGGETVGRRRAEEWLREGVEVYDERRDQLAADATSRLSPYLHLGCLSALELATQAGTGDAARDFVRQLAWRDFFHQLLAARPAAAHEDYRDAHRTWRDDPAALDAWRSGHTGIPIVDAGMRQLLTEGWLPNRARMITASFLTKTLGLDWRAGAAHYTEHLLDADVANNSLNWQWVAGTGTDTRPGRVLNPLRQAERFDPDGVYVRRHVPELAGLPGRQVHRPWRLPDRERAALDYPEPLPILPERLTSEQF; translated from the coding sequence GTGGTGACGACGCTCGCCGTCTTCACCCGCGACCTGCGCGTGCACGACAACCCGATGCTCACCGCGGCCGCCCTGGCGGGTGAGCACACGGTGCCGCTGTTCGTGCTGGACGCGGCGATGGCACGGTCCGGCTTCGCGACCGGCGCCCGCGAGCGGTTCCTCGCCGAGAGCCTCGCCGACCTCGACCGCTCGCTGCGGGAGCTGGGCGGGCGGTTGGTGGTCCGGGCGGGCGACCCGGTCGAGCAGGTGTGCCGGGTGGCCGACGAGGTCGACGCCGGCACGGTGCACCTGGCCGCGGACTGCTCGGGGTACGCGCAGCGGCGGGAGGCGGCGCTGCGCTCGGCGCTGGCGGAGCGCGGCCGGACGCTGCACTGCCACGACGAGGCGCACGTCGTGGTCGCGCCGGGCCGGGTGACCCCGGCCGGCCGGGACCACTACGCCGTCTTCGGCGCCTACCACCGACGGTGGGAGGCGGCCGGGTGGCGACGCGTCATCGCACCGCCGGCCCGTCTCCGGCTGCCGGCGGTCGACCCGGGCGCGCTGCCGCCCATCGGCGGGCCGGCGGGCGGCGAGTCCGCGGGTGGCGGCTTCCACGGCGGCGAGACGGTGGGCCGGCGGCGAGCGGAGGAATGGCTGCGCGAGGGCGTCGAGGTCTACGACGAGCGCCGAGACCAGCTCGCGGCGGACGCCACGTCCCGACTGTCGCCCTATCTGCACCTGGGCTGCCTGTCGGCCCTGGAGCTGGCGACCCAGGCCGGAACAGGCGACGCCGCCCGCGACTTCGTCCGCCAGCTCGCCTGGCGCGACTTCTTCCACCAGCTCCTCGCCGCCCGGCCGGCCGCCGCGCACGAGGACTACCGCGACGCGCACCGGACCTGGCGCGACGACCCGGCGGCGCTGGACGCCTGGCGCTCCGGTCACACCGGCATCCCCATCGTCGACGCCGGCATGCGCCAGCTGCTGACCGAGGGCTGGCTGCCGAACCGGGCCAGGATGATCACCGCGAGCTTCCTGACGAAGACCCTCGGCCTCGACTGGCGCGCCGGCGCGGCCCACTACACCGAGCACCTGCTCGACGCGGACGTGGCGAACAACAGCCTCAACTGGCAGTGGGTCGCGGGTACCGGCACCGACACCCGGCCAGGGCGCGTCCTGAACCCGCTGCGCCAGGCCGAGCGGTTCGACCCCGACGGCGTCTACGTCCGCCGGCACGTGCCGGAGCTGGCTGGCCTGCCGGGGCGCCAGGTCCACCGGCCGTGGCGGCTGCCCGACCGCGAGCGGGCCGCGCTCGACTACCCGGAGCCCCTGCCGATCCTGCCGGAACGGCTGACCTCGGAGCAGTTCTGA
- a CDS encoding DUF2867 domain-containing protein has product MRCVVVGATGYIGSRLIPELLARGHTVRAAARRPDRLAGAPWLDQVDLVTADVGDPGQVAAALAGQDVLYYLVHSLHQRDFVERDRAAAQTVARAAREAGVRRIIYLGGISPAGQRLSAHLASREEVGLTLLGSGVPTVVLRAAVVIGSGSASFEMLRYLTERLPAMVTPRWVRSRVQPIAVRDVLYYLTRTAELVPAEVNRGFDIGGPDVLTYWEMMRRYATVAGLPRRVVVPVPLLTPWLSAQWVNLVTPVPRSIAVPLISSLVHEVVCRDHDLAAYVPDPASGLTGYDDAVALALARTREADVPSRWARATTPRTRSLPPSDPLPTDPDWSGGTVYQDVRELATAADPTRLWQVIETVGAENGRHVIPAARAVAARPGRVTRSAEALRRRLVRPAGAADAPLSGWRVEDAERPRRLRLRAQLRLPGRAWLELSAAPAAQGSVYRQRAIFEPHGLLGQLCWKSFAPVRGLVLGRMAHTVAAAAERPAPVGQPW; this is encoded by the coding sequence ATGAGATGCGTCGTGGTGGGTGCGACCGGCTATATCGGTAGCCGGCTCATCCCCGAGCTGCTCGCCCGAGGACACACCGTGCGGGCCGCCGCGCGCAGGCCCGACCGGCTGGCGGGTGCTCCGTGGCTGGACCAGGTGGACCTCGTCACGGCCGACGTCGGCGACCCGGGCCAGGTGGCCGCCGCGCTGGCGGGCCAGGACGTCCTCTACTACCTCGTGCACTCCCTGCACCAACGGGACTTCGTCGAGCGCGACCGCGCCGCGGCCCAGACGGTCGCGCGCGCGGCCCGCGAGGCCGGGGTCCGCCGGATCATCTATCTGGGCGGGATCAGCCCCGCCGGGCAGCGGCTATCGGCGCACCTCGCCTCGCGCGAGGAGGTCGGGCTGACGCTGCTCGGCTCCGGGGTGCCCACCGTGGTGCTGCGGGCCGCGGTGGTGATCGGCTCGGGTTCGGCCAGCTTCGAGATGCTCCGCTACCTCACCGAACGGCTCCCGGCCATGGTCACGCCACGCTGGGTACGGTCGCGCGTCCAGCCGATCGCCGTCCGTGATGTGCTCTACTACCTGACCCGGACGGCCGAACTGGTACCGGCCGAGGTCAACCGTGGCTTTGACATCGGCGGGCCCGATGTCCTGACGTACTGGGAGATGATGCGCCGTTACGCGACCGTCGCCGGCCTACCGCGCCGGGTCGTGGTCCCCGTCCCGCTGCTCACCCCGTGGCTGTCGGCCCAGTGGGTCAACCTCGTGACGCCGGTCCCGCGCAGCATCGCCGTCCCGCTGATCTCCTCACTCGTCCACGAGGTCGTCTGCCGCGACCACGACCTCGCCGCCTACGTGCCCGACCCGGCCAGCGGCCTGACCGGCTACGACGACGCCGTCGCGCTGGCGTTGGCCAGGACCAGGGAGGCCGACGTGCCGTCGCGCTGGGCCCGGGCGACGACACCACGGACCCGCTCGCTCCCGCCGTCCGACCCGCTGCCGACCGACCCGGACTGGTCCGGCGGGACCGTCTACCAGGACGTACGCGAGCTGGCCACGGCCGCGGACCCGACGCGGCTGTGGCAGGTGATCGAGACCGTCGGCGCCGAGAACGGCCGGCACGTCATCCCCGCCGCGCGGGCGGTCGCGGCCCGGCCCGGCCGCGTCACCCGGTCTGCCGAGGCCCTGCGCCGCCGGCTGGTCCGGCCCGCCGGGGCCGCCGACGCCCCGCTTTCCGGCTGGCGGGTCGAGGACGCCGAGCGGCCGCGCCGGCTCCGGCTGCGCGCGCAGCTTCGCCTGCCCGGACGGGCCTGGCTCGAACTGTCCGCCGCCCCCGCCGCCCAGGGCTCCGTCTACCGGCAACGGGCCATCTTCGAGCCACACGGCCTGCTCGGCCAACTCTGCTGGAAATCCTTCGCTCCGGTGCGCGGTCTCGTCCTGGGCCGGATGGCACACACCGTCGCCGCCGCGGCCGAGCGCCCGGCGCCCGTGGGCCAGCCGTGGTGA